The genome window ATGATTGCCCGTTCATAAAGGGGGGATTTTTCTGCTTCCTGACAAAACTCAATTAATTTCTCCCCAGCCTTTGAATAAACAAATGTTACGCTAATATTTTCATTTAAAGAGTCAAGCGGAATAATCACTAATTCGACATGTTCATTTGCGCACTTTGTGCCGGCAATTAAATCATCAATCGTTTGTTCTTTCAAAAATGCCTCAATGATTCTCTTTTTGTATAAGTTAATTGTCTTTTTACCTTTATAGTCATAATAGATGTCTTTCATAAACGGTTCAAAGCTGATTTGCCTTATTGTTAATGGATCGACTTTTTGATAGATTAATAGGAAGATTTTCAAAAATTCTTCCAAGGAGAAATCATGCAGAGCAGACTCCACATACCACATATCCGTTTTATGAAAAAATAATTGAAGCATTTCATTTCTTTTCGATTCTTTTAAAAAACGACTATACTCTTCATCAAAATTTTCACCGTTTTGGATAGCAGCTTTTCTCAGCCTCTTTATTCTTTCCTTTAATGGCAACTCTTGCTCCCTTTTCCCTTCCAAAATAGAGCTGATAACTTCTTTAACTTCCTTTTGAACTTCCTTCCATATTTGCGGTGAAACAGCTTCGATGATACATTGATTCAAGACATATAATAAACGGTACCTATCATTTTGATCTACTACGATGTTTTTATTCATAGATAAAATTAATGGTTCTAACTGACAATAGCGAACTTCTCCTCTTATAAATTGACCTATTAATCCATGTGTATAAATAAGTGTAAAAATAAGCTCTTCTAAAACCAAGTTACGTTCGCCATTTGTTGTCTTTCTTATTTCCTCTGCATAAATTTGCGCAGAACCAATATTATGAATGCCTAATTGAAATCCCCTTTCTCTCCAATATTTGCGCTGAGAAGGCGATCCACATTTTGCTACATCACTCCAAATTAAAACCTGTTCTATTATTTGTTTTTCAGGATCATTTAAACTCGTACAATTATCTAAGATTAATAGAGTCTTTTCCACATAGGATAAAACCGGATTGCTTTCTAACCCTTCTAACGAAGGAACTTGTTCTAAATTCACATTCTTTTCTTTTGTTATATAAAGATATTGCAGCCATTTCTGTTGACGTAATACCTCTTTATTTCCTTGTCTCACTTCTTGAATTACCTGTAGAGAGGCTAGCATTTCCTTTCACTCCTGACAAAATGATGAATACAATATTATCATCGGATTTAATTTAATTTAATTCTAAACAGTCTTTTTATCATTTACAAAGCTTAATACTGCCTCTTTAAACACATCTTGATTCTCTATGTATGGATGATGCCCGCCATTAATATAGTGAATGACTGCATTTTCACACGGAAAAGTTAAATGATGGTTTGGTCCAACAGCATGATCAGATTTACCAGCTATAATCAGAGTCGGTTTTTGTATTTCTCTCAGAAGTTCTGTAAAATCGTCAAAATATTCTTTTAAGGA of Niallia circulans contains these proteins:
- a CDS encoding class I SAM-dependent methyltransferase, which encodes MLASLQVIQEVRQGNKEVLRQQKWLQYLYITKEKNVNLEQVPSLEGLESNPVLSYVEKTLLILDNCTSLNDPEKQIIEQVLIWSDVAKCGSPSQRKYWRERGFQLGIHNIGSAQIYAEEIRKTTNGERNLVLEELIFTLIYTHGLIGQFIRGEVRYCQLEPLILSMNKNIVVDQNDRYRLLYVLNQCIIEAVSPQIWKEVQKEVKEVISSILEGKREQELPLKERIKRLRKAAIQNGENFDEEYSRFLKESKRNEMLQLFFHKTDMWYVESALHDFSLEEFLKIFLLIYQKVDPLTIRQISFEPFMKDIYYDYKGKKTINLYKKRIIEAFLKEQTIDDLIAGTKCANEHVELVIIPLDSLNENISVTFVYSKAGEKLIEFCQEAEKSPLYERAIILLYDFFGFRKDGFDRMQNEQNYLADMNNAEDHKKMIADYAIGNKLLDIGAGGGIMLDILSDRHPQATVIGIDISTNVIEALEKRKIREKKTWLVKQADALQLKETFAVNSMDTIVFSSILHEMYSYIPYKGMKFNPEVILDSLTSAFEVLKPGGRIIIRDGIMTEPKEEWRQIEFKQPNGLDFFKRYVNDFKGRQIEFEQINESTVKLPINDAMEFLYTYTWGEEAYPHEVQEQFGYFTPAEYKDVIKRVIGNKGKVLLFDHYIQDGYAEHLLPKVKLMDSSQNVVKLPDSTCFIVIEKHLR